One segment of Comamonas thiooxydans DNA contains the following:
- a CDS encoding ABC transporter ATP-binding protein — translation MLAGLSAAVGTMFTLVPLAVIAHIVKQAMLDDLGSIWVSIAVGVLCMFVGMGLVIVAELIAHLADNRLTYDLRIAVIKRLSQVPLGWFTARASGEVKQALQDDIATLHSLTAHFYTAVGRAAGAIVIAVIYLFVLDWRMAIFALLPFPGFFVFLRRAMKASNAHMQEFVARLGRINSATVEFAGGIPVIKAFGGASPVHAGYRDAVDGFASAFTDFTRPLVISMARAHALIAPVTVLGVVLASGAAFVAMGWMQPLDVLPFALVAPGICAPLLLLHTLLHDLQGATGAAQRVLALLDTPVLPQPAPGQPSHPEGNAVRFEQVGYAYAAEHQVLSGISFGMQPGTVTAVVGPSGSGKSTLARLLLRFFDPAQGRITLGGVDLRQITSATLYQRIGFVLQEVQLIHASVRENIALARPSATMQEIEAAARAAHIHDRILALPRGYESVVGEDAQLSGGERQRLSIARAVLLNPPILVLDEATASADVESEAFIQDALSRFARGRTLLVIAHRLDTIVHADHILVLRDGEIAQQGRHAQLLAEDGPYARLWQLGAYAGPMPKGELTC, via the coding sequence ATGCTTGCTGGCCTGAGCGCTGCGGTCGGCACCATGTTCACGCTGGTGCCACTGGCGGTCATCGCGCATATCGTCAAGCAAGCCATGCTTGATGACTTGGGAAGCATATGGGTCAGCATCGCTGTCGGAGTGCTGTGCATGTTTGTGGGCATGGGTTTGGTGATCGTCGCCGAGCTGATCGCGCATCTGGCAGACAACCGCCTCACTTACGATCTGCGCATTGCTGTAATCAAGCGGCTATCGCAAGTGCCTTTGGGCTGGTTTACTGCCCGCGCCTCGGGGGAGGTCAAGCAGGCACTGCAGGACGATATCGCGACGCTGCACAGCCTGACCGCGCATTTCTATACCGCCGTGGGGCGTGCGGCCGGGGCGATTGTGATTGCAGTGATTTATCTGTTTGTGCTGGATTGGCGCATGGCGATCTTTGCGCTTCTGCCATTTCCCGGGTTCTTCGTTTTTCTCAGGCGCGCAATGAAAGCCAGCAATGCGCACATGCAGGAGTTCGTTGCACGGCTGGGGCGGATCAACAGCGCTACGGTGGAGTTTGCGGGCGGGATTCCGGTCATCAAGGCCTTTGGTGGAGCGAGTCCGGTCCACGCCGGTTACAGAGATGCCGTGGATGGATTTGCCAGTGCCTTTACGGATTTCACTCGCCCGCTGGTGATCTCCATGGCTCGTGCGCATGCATTGATTGCGCCTGTGACCGTACTCGGTGTGGTGCTGGCTTCTGGCGCTGCGTTTGTCGCCATGGGCTGGATGCAGCCTCTTGATGTATTGCCGTTCGCACTCGTCGCGCCCGGTATTTGTGCACCGCTTTTGCTGTTGCATACCTTGTTGCATGACCTGCAGGGTGCAACCGGTGCGGCCCAGCGCGTGCTGGCATTGCTGGACACTCCGGTGCTGCCGCAACCGGCGCCGGGACAACCATCGCATCCAGAAGGCAATGCCGTGCGTTTCGAGCAAGTGGGCTATGCGTATGCGGCAGAGCATCAGGTGCTGTCCGGCATCAGCTTCGGCATGCAGCCCGGCACCGTCACGGCCGTGGTCGGCCCTTCGGGGTCCGGAAAATCCACGCTGGCACGTTTGCTGTTGCGGTTTTTCGATCCCGCGCAAGGGCGCATCACTCTGGGTGGAGTCGATTTGCGGCAGATCACCAGCGCAACCTTGTATCAACGCATTGGCTTTGTGCTGCAGGAAGTGCAGCTGATTCACGCCAGTGTGCGCGAGAACATTGCGCTGGCCCGTCCATCGGCCACCATGCAGGAAATCGAGGCCGCAGCCCGTGCAGCCCACATCCACGATCGCATTCTGGCGTTGCCGCGTGGCTACGAGTCCGTGGTGGGCGAAGATGCGCAGCTCTCCGGTGGTGAACGCCAGCGCCTGAGCATTGCCCGGGCAGTGCTGCTGAATCCGCCCATCCTCGTGCTGGATGAAGCTACCGCATCGGCAGACGTGGAAAGCGAAGCCTTCATTCAGGACGCACTTTCGCGCTTTGCACGCGGACGCACCTTGCTGGTGATTGCACATCGGCTCGACACCATCGTGCATGCGGATCACATTCTGGTGCTGCGCGATGGAGAGATTGCGCAGCAGGGCAGGCATGCGCAACTGCTGGCCGAAGACGGTCCCTATGCGCGGCTGTGGCAGCTTGGTGCTTATGCCGGCCCGATGCCAAAGGGTGAGCTGACATGCTGA
- a CDS encoding ABC transporter ATP-binding protein, which translates to MLKTFLKLLGDDARLLRRYAWLAVAYGVLCGLTMAALQPLLTHWLQGDWRAAMGWLCVLLLGVLLSWIARRVVEQAGIRVGVAVLQSGRHRLGRHMASLPIGWYTPKNTARIGHVVTQGMMSIAQLPAHVFTPLISGAATALIVLIALLVVNPVLGLTALIALPLLAGSFALTSSMSARANTAFQRDFAEASQRVVEFAQAQSVLRAFSGDGRSTRFVEQAITEQRQSGLRLVVLSSLSSVFCVWTVQLIFAVLLVVAISGLNAASGGSLSTAQIIALTVSLLLVVRFIEPLQEIAGYAEVLRSAGSQLEAVQELFAVQPLPQAKQAALVGDSSVELRDVRFQYPGSADEVLSGVSLHVPPRSMTALIGASGSGKSTVMRLIARFFDTTQGEVLIGGVDVRDIGDAQLAGQISQIFQDSYLLCGSIADNIRIGKSDASDTQVLQAVQQAGLDEVIARLPDGVQTMVGENGARLSGGERQRIAIARALIKESPILLVDEATAALDAENQSIIAQTLARLKGQRTLIVIAHQLSTIAMADQIVVLEDGGVVENGSPVQLKASQGRYAQFLAQSRAAKGWRMDAVQMSGDAV; encoded by the coding sequence ATGCTGAAGACCTTTTTGAAGTTGCTGGGTGATGATGCACGCCTGCTGCGCCGCTACGCATGGCTGGCTGTGGCCTACGGTGTGCTGTGTGGTCTGACGATGGCGGCGCTGCAACCGTTGCTGACGCATTGGTTGCAAGGTGACTGGCGTGCAGCCATGGGCTGGCTATGCGTGCTGCTGCTGGGTGTGCTGCTGTCATGGATTGCCAGACGCGTAGTGGAGCAGGCGGGCATCCGTGTCGGCGTGGCGGTTCTGCAAAGCGGACGCCATCGCCTGGGCCGCCATATGGCGAGCCTGCCCATAGGCTGGTATACGCCGAAAAATACCGCGCGCATCGGCCATGTGGTGACGCAGGGGATGATGAGCATTGCGCAACTGCCAGCGCATGTTTTCACTCCACTCATCAGTGGTGCGGCCACGGCCTTGATCGTGCTGATTGCACTTCTGGTTGTGAATCCTGTGCTGGGGCTGACTGCGCTGATTGCGCTGCCATTGCTTGCAGGATCGTTCGCATTGACATCGTCCATGTCGGCGCGCGCCAATACCGCTTTCCAGCGTGACTTTGCCGAAGCCAGTCAGCGTGTGGTGGAGTTCGCACAGGCCCAATCCGTGCTGCGCGCGTTCAGCGGCGATGGCCGCAGCACGCGCTTTGTGGAGCAGGCTATCACCGAACAACGTCAATCCGGACTGCGGCTGGTGGTGTTGTCATCGCTGTCCTCCGTATTCTGCGTATGGACGGTGCAGCTGATCTTTGCCGTGCTGCTGGTGGTCGCGATATCCGGTTTGAACGCAGCATCCGGTGGCTCTTTGTCCACAGCGCAAATCATTGCCCTGACGGTTTCGTTATTGCTGGTGGTGCGTTTTATCGAACCCTTGCAGGAAATCGCCGGCTACGCAGAAGTGCTTAGAAGTGCAGGCTCGCAGCTGGAAGCTGTACAGGAGCTATTTGCCGTGCAGCCGTTGCCGCAAGCGAAGCAGGCAGCTCTTGTCGGCGATTCTTCCGTGGAGTTGCGTGATGTACGGTTTCAATATCCCGGGTCTGCAGATGAAGTGCTGAGCGGGGTGAGCTTGCATGTGCCGCCGCGCAGCATGACGGCGCTGATAGGAGCATCTGGTTCCGGCAAGTCCACGGTGATGCGATTGATCGCCCGTTTCTTCGATACCACGCAGGGCGAGGTCTTGATCGGAGGCGTGGATGTCCGTGACATTGGCGATGCGCAACTGGCCGGGCAAATCAGTCAGATCTTTCAGGATAGCTATCTGCTTTGCGGCAGCATTGCCGACAACATCCGCATTGGCAAATCGGACGCCAGCGATACGCAGGTTCTGCAAGCTGTGCAGCAGGCCGGACTTGATGAAGTCATTGCGCGATTGCCAGACGGGGTGCAGACGATGGTGGGCGAAAACGGCGCACGCCTTTCCGGGGGCGAACGCCAGCGCATAGCGATTGCCCGGGCCTTGATCAAGGAGTCTCCCATCTTGCTGGTGGACGAAGCCACTGCAGCGCTGGATGCGGAAAACCAATCCATCATCGCTCAAACACTTGCACGGCTGAAGGGGCAGCGCACGCTCATCGTGATCGCACATCAGCTTTCCACCATTGCCATGGCCGATCAGATTGTGGTGCTGGAAGACGGCGGCGTGGTAGAGAACGGATCACCGGTGCAGTTAAAGGCAAGCCAGGGTCGCTATGCCCAATTTCTTGCGCAGAGCCGCGCTGCGAAGGGCTGGCGCATGGATGCAGTGCAAATGTCCGGGGATGCCGTGTGA